In the genome of Monodelphis domestica isolate mMonDom1 chromosome 2, mMonDom1.pri, whole genome shotgun sequence, one region contains:
- the SERPINF2 gene encoding alpha-2-antiplasmin, translating to MAPPIWAILLLGLSVLPRSCLSEPVHDAFVEGQKQEKVPLILLLKSGNQDSDRTPTGPTGLPAHSGALDFTANSQEASQNSESFLSPDPAGAFFPRLESCLEPRRTTADQRQEADCTEPPSAEQTHKLAEAMMAFTLDLFDQVLQKSSSPNVVLSPLSVALALYHLELGARSKTAQQLQKVLHVESVSCLHETLSNMRQELGGTALQMAARMYLKKGFLVKQEFLEQSERFFGAKPSILKGNEKEDLQIINQWVKEATEGKIENFLLELPPNTVMLLLNAVYFQGFWKTKFDPSLTKTDAFHLDEKYIVPVTMMKAKNYPLRWFLLDQGDVQVAQFPFKNNMSFVTVVPSQFKWNISQLLGNLSRDALHRPFLKERPTVVMMPKLQLDHQMDLVSTLSQLGLQELFQAPDLGGISEETPVVSSVQHRATLELDEAGVEASGVTSVVMSRMSHFSVNMNRPFLFFIFDDVSRLPLFVGSVKNPNPGGQKEIKEQRDAPDNKDFLPSSKYFLMRDKFFVPDLKFSAPNEEDDYPEFQNPK from the exons ATGGCACCACCAATATGGGCCATCCTGCTGCTGGGCCTGTCTGTCCTGCCCAGATCCTGTTTATCG GAGCCAGTCCATGATGCCTTCGTGGAGGGGCAGAAACAGGAGAAAGTACCCCTGATTCTCCTCCTCAAGTCAGGCAACCAG GATTCGGACAGGACACCCACGGGTCCCACGGGGCTCCCAGCACACTCTGGGGCTCTGGACTTTACCGCCAACTCCCAGGAGGCCTCCCAGAATTCAGAGTCCTTCCTGTCCCCGGATCCGGCGGGCGCTTTCTTCCccaggctggagagctgcctggAGCCCCGCAGGACGACAGCTGACCAGAGACAGGAGGCTGACTGCACGGAGCCCCCATCGGCGGAGCAGACCCACAAGCTGGCGGAGGCCATGATGGCCTTCACGTTAGACTTGTTCGACCAAGTCCTGCAGAAATCCAGCAGCCCCAACGTGGTCTTGTCGCCCCTCAGCGTCGCCCTAGCTCTGTATCACCTCGAACTAG GAGCCAGGAGTAAGACCGCCCAGCAACTGCAAAAAGTCCTGCACGTGGAATCTGTGTCCTGCCTGCATGAAACCCTCAGCAACATGCGCCAGGAGCTGGGCGGCACCGCCCTACAAATGGCAGCCAGAATGTATCTGAAGAAAG GCTTCCTGGTCAAACAGGAATTCCTGGAGCAGTCAGAGAGATTTTTTGGTGCAAAACCTTCGATCCTGAAAGGGAACGAGAAGGAAGACCTTCAGATCATCAACCAATGGGTGAAGGAGGCCACGGAAGGGAAGATCGAGAACTTCCTATTGGAGCTCCCACCGAACACAGTGATGCTACTCCTGAATGCTGTGTATTTTCAGG GTTTCTGGAAGACCAAGTTTGATCCCAGTCTGACCAAGACTGATGCTTTTCATTTGGATGAGAAGTATATAGTCCCCGTGACGATGATGAAGGCCAAGAACTACCCTTTGCGCTGGTTCTTGCTGGATCAAGGAGATGTGCAG GTGGCTCAGTTCCCTTTCAAGAACAACATGAGTTTCGTGACCGTGGTCCCCAGCCAGTTCAAGTGGAACATCTCCCAGTTGCTGGGCAACCTGAGCCGGGACGCCTTGCACAGACCCTTCCTGAAGGAGAGGCCCACAGTGGTGATGATGCCCAAGCTGCAGCTGGATCACCAAATGGACCTGGTCTCCACCCTGAGCCAGCTGG GCCTCCAAGAGCTGTTCCAAGCCCCAGACCTAGGCGGGATCTCGGAGGAAACCCCCGTGGTATCCAGCGTCCAGCACCGGGCTACCTTGGAGCTGGACGAGGCTGGCGTGGAGGCCTCCGGCGTCACCAGCGTGGTGATGTCCCGCATGTCTCACTTCTCCGTCAACATGAACCGGcccttcctctttttcatctTCGATGACGTCAGCCGCCTGCCGCTCTTTGTGGGCAGCGTCAAAAACCCCAACCCGGGTGGGCAGAAGGAGATCAAAGAACAGCGGGACGCCCCTGACAATAAGGATTTCCTCCCGAGTTCGAAATACTTCCTCATGAGAGACAAGTTTTTCGTGCCCGACTTGAAATTTTCCGCCCCCAACGAGGAGGATGACTACCCTGAATTCCAGAACCCCAAGTGA